ATGTGGCTCGAACCTCCATAGTCGGTCCACATGACGACGAGTTCCAATAAAACAGCGAACAGCCGTGGCTGTCCTTGCCGACGGCTGTTTTTGTTTTTGGGGACATAGGGTGAGCCGAACCATCACCGCGCTTGAACCTCAGAAGCGCGACCAGGAGCGGGTGAACGTCTACCTGGATGGCGAGTTCGTGTTTGGACTGCCACTGGTCGACGCCGCCAGGCTGCACGTCGGGCAATCACTGTCCGAGGATGAAATCGTGGCGCTGCGCGGCATTGATGCCGTGGCGCGCGCGGTGGATCGTGCGGTCCGTCTTCTGGCTCGCCGCCCCTACAGCACAGCCGAGCTTCGACGCTACCTGACAAAGAAGGAAGTTGCGCCTCCGGTCATCGATGAGACGCTTGACCGGCTGGAGCAATCGGGCTATGTAGACGACCAGGCCTTCGCGCGCTTTTGGATCGAGGATCGCATGCGGTTCAAGCCTCGCGGCTTGCGCGCGCTGCGGTACGAGCTTCACCAGAAGGGCATCGCCTCAAGCCTTATCGAAGCGGCGCTTGCCGAGGTGGACCCCGGCGAAGCGGCGTATCAGGCAGCACAGGAGCGGCTATCCCGGCTGCGCGGCCAGTCAAAGCGCGATGTGCGCACGGCGCTGGGCGCGTTCCTGGTGCGGCGCGGGTTTAACTACGATGTCGCCCGCGACGCGGTAACACGGACTATCACTGAACTTGAAGACCATGAACCCGACTATTTTTTGAACGATGAGAACACCGATAATGGACTAGAAGACCCATACGAGGAGTAGCGCCATGGAGATCGTGTATGCCCTGATTGGGCTAGCGATTGGCGTTGCGCTGGGCGCAGGGGGCCTGTACGTATACGAAACAACACAGGGCAAAAACCGCAAGCGCCTGGCCGAAGAAGAAGCCGACCGTCTGGTACAAGATGCGCAGAATCAGGCCAAACAACTCGTTGTAGAGGCCAAAGACGAAGCGCACGACATCCAGCGAGAAGCTGAAGAAAACGCCAAAAAACGTCGTGCTGAACTAGATCGAGAAAGTGACCGGCTCACGAAACGCCGTGATGATCTGGACGCCCGCTACGAGCGGCTGGATCTACGTGAGCAAAACCTGAACAAGCGGCAA
This sequence is a window from Aggregatilinea lenta. Protein-coding genes within it:
- a CDS encoding regulatory protein RecX, with the protein product MSRTITALEPQKRDQERVNVYLDGEFVFGLPLVDAARLHVGQSLSEDEIVALRGIDAVARAVDRAVRLLARRPYSTAELRRYLTKKEVAPPVIDETLDRLEQSGYVDDQAFARFWIEDRMRFKPRGLRALRYELHQKGIASSLIEAALAEVDPGEAAYQAAQERLSRLRGQSKRDVRTALGAFLVRRGFNYDVARDAVTRTITELEDHEPDYFLNDENTDNGLEDPYEE